One Chryseobacterium wanjuense genomic region harbors:
- a CDS encoding S8 family peptidase — protein MSKKSHLKFLSEKQLSEIADFKYNYGFDGNNGEKENTSKNYFMLASVLRSNLRKFERDIIRKYEERDHKLEVPIDIDYVEISFQGLFEIKKYFSVYYNDYGLEGVAFYDFAKRGLFAVVNKEKFQNFINDIINFTQNEIDKKFVKYSANIKYISNFKLLRARDILKFSMEHLGEIVYLSLIDLPLDSKLKYGILDNLFNYLNKNNIHYYYNVESDRIELHDITPDQIQKIVSNFDIIESATCSAFTTVRPGGFNTVRREFGFEISNAEEDLPVVGIIDTGISQDSALATILLNDATFTLAGSPLVDQAGRRGLGHGTAVGGLVALGKLNHRNNFEGEIKADAKLLSIKISDSGNGFISELKLLEMLYSVKSKYPYIRLFTLTTCYSCHMSTNEAFSDYTYALDKFAYETNSLIFICTGNNEDCIAENTNYDLDYFNNEHTNLSTPADSLNNFVVGASADNLKDGAFLGIASGREFPALYTRKGHVDLSAIYNLKKNNQNYFRPDVIESGGDIGYYDENTLDWLDEPALTLLSAKSNIGVMQEVGTSFAAPLTANLAARLIKNYPHLTNESIKALIINGASLNYIQFDNGVSKLLNRVVGHGVVNELRSLYSDENSATLILEDIISHGKIKIYPINFPDYLISEELGKKSGILKITATLCFKFLPIKNNQLSYNPIHMAFSIFKNQTADDIMKPDNVLKSKLRNNLSWSENGRFVSKPLPYSNSQKISLSVNVTDLKKEESTFKLAIHAKLSEQIVGSLPENYPTEFPFSLVLTIEETIKDSKGKLYDEIQLINDVVVINDLDTILEADDLNV, from the coding sequence ATGAGTAAAAAATCTCATCTAAAATTTTTGAGTGAAAAACAATTATCTGAAATTGCAGATTTCAAGTACAATTATGGCTTCGACGGTAATAATGGTGAAAAAGAAAATACTTCTAAAAACTATTTTATGTTGGCCTCTGTATTACGAAGCAATTTGAGGAAATTTGAACGTGATATTATTAGAAAATATGAAGAGAGGGATCACAAGTTGGAGGTTCCAATTGATATTGATTACGTTGAAATAAGTTTTCAGGGACTTTTTGAAATAAAAAAATATTTCTCAGTCTATTATAATGACTATGGTCTAGAAGGTGTTGCTTTTTACGATTTTGCGAAAAGAGGCTTATTTGCTGTTGTCAATAAAGAAAAATTTCAAAATTTCATCAATGACATTATCAATTTCACACAAAATGAAATTGATAAAAAGTTTGTTAAGTATTCTGCAAATATTAAATATATCTCGAATTTTAAGCTTTTGAGAGCGCGTGATATTCTAAAATTTTCTATGGAACATTTAGGAGAGATAGTTTATTTATCTCTAATAGATCTACCATTAGATAGCAAATTAAAGTACGGAATTTTAGATAATCTGTTTAATTATCTTAACAAAAATAATATTCATTACTACTATAATGTTGAAAGTGATCGGATTGAATTACACGATATTACTCCTGATCAAATACAAAAAATAGTTTCAAATTTTGATATCATTGAAAGCGCTACTTGTTCTGCTTTTACCACTGTGAGACCAGGAGGTTTTAATACAGTTCGACGTGAATTCGGTTTTGAAATATCGAATGCCGAAGAAGATTTGCCTGTGGTAGGCATTATTGATACTGGAATTTCACAAGATAGCGCATTAGCTACAATATTGTTAAATGATGCTACTTTTACTCTTGCGGGTAGCCCTCTTGTGGATCAGGCTGGTCGACGTGGATTAGGGCACGGTACCGCAGTGGGTGGATTAGTTGCCCTAGGTAAATTAAATCACAGAAATAATTTTGAAGGAGAAATCAAAGCCGATGCAAAATTACTATCCATAAAAATCAGCGATAGTGGTAACGGATTTATTTCTGAACTGAAACTTTTGGAAATGCTTTATTCAGTTAAATCTAAATATCCATATATTAGACTCTTTACTTTAACTACTTGCTATAGCTGTCATATGAGTACGAACGAAGCATTTTCTGACTATACATATGCACTTGATAAATTTGCATATGAAACAAATAGTCTAATTTTTATATGTACTGGTAACAACGAAGATTGTATTGCAGAGAATACCAACTATGATCTAGACTATTTCAATAATGAGCACACTAACTTGTCGACTCCAGCAGATAGTCTCAATAATTTTGTAGTTGGTGCTTCAGCTGATAATCTAAAAGATGGTGCGTTTCTAGGTATTGCATCAGGACGTGAGTTTCCGGCATTATATACTAGAAAGGGGCATGTTGATCTGTCAGCTATATATAATTTGAAAAAAAATAATCAGAATTACTTTAGACCTGATGTTATTGAAAGTGGTGGAGACATTGGATATTATGATGAAAATACTTTAGATTGGCTTGATGAGCCAGCACTAACATTACTTTCAGCTAAATCAAATATAGGAGTCATGCAAGAGGTAGGTACAAGCTTTGCCGCACCATTAACTGCAAATCTAGCTGCTAGGTTAATAAAGAACTATCCACATCTTACTAACGAAAGTATTAAAGCTTTAATTATCAATGGAGCATCATTAAATTATATACAATTTGATAATGGAGTTTCGAAACTACTAAACAGAGTGGTAGGACATGGTGTAGTAAATGAGCTAAGAAGCCTATACTCAGATGAAAATTCAGCAACACTAATATTAGAAGATATAATAAGTCATGGGAAAATTAAAATATATCCTATCAATTTCCCCGACTATTTGATAAGTGAAGAGCTCGGAAAGAAAAGTGGGATATTAAAAATAACTGCTACTTTGTGTTTTAAATTTTTACCTATTAAAAATAATCAACTTTCCTATAATCCAATACATATGGCATTCAGTATCTTCAAAAATCAAACTGCTGATGATATAATGAAACCAGACAATGTACTTAAGTCTAAATTGAGAAATAATCTTTCTTGGTCTGAAAATGGAAGATTTGTTTCGAAACCTTTACCATATTCAAACAGTCAAAAAATTTCTCTTAGCGTTAATGTTACAGATCTTAAAAAAGAAGAGTCTACATTTAAGCTGGCTATCCATGCAAAGTTATCAGAACAAATTGTTGGAAGCTTACCAGAAAATTATCCCACAGAATTTCCTTTTTCCTTAGTATTAACAATTGAAGAAACTATAAAGGATAGTAAAGGAAAACTTTATGACGAAATACAGCTAATTAATGATGTTGTAGTAATTAATGATCTTGATACGATTTTGGAGGCTGATGACTTAAATGTTTAA
- a CDS encoding helix-turn-helix domain-containing protein encodes MNIERTEFIVWMERIMERFDLLKEQMLKNQSRFIEIDGEQLLDNQDVLQLLKISSRSLQRYRTDKKLPYYTISGKLYYKLSDVHQLIRECLNS; translated from the coding sequence ATGAATATCGAAAGAACAGAGTTTATAGTCTGGATGGAGAGAATCATGGAAAGATTTGACCTACTGAAAGAGCAGATGCTTAAGAACCAATCCAGATTTATAGAAATAGACGGGGAACAGCTTTTAGATAACCAGGATGTTTTACAGCTTTTAAAGATAAGTTCCCGATCATTACAGCGGTACCGGACTGATAAAAAGCTGCCATACTATACCATTAGTGGAAAGCTGTACTATAAGCTTTCGGATGTCCATCAATTAATCAGAGAATGTTTAAACTCTTGA
- a CDS encoding helix-turn-helix domain-containing protein: protein MSKFSDNIVFLRGKKNMTQQELADVLILTRSRYVAYEYGRTEPPIEILLRISKFYNISIDLLLTVDVRKFSIEELMELPENRIVLPIKVDQDGNNQIEIIPQKASMGYLNGYGDPEYIENLETISLPFLKGGKFRAFPADGDSMPPYKNGTYIVGKYVENLSDLKTDRTYVFITTNDGISYKRFQFHEADGIWVKADNQFYEPYKIPLPEIKEIWEFACSITTKEYEPDEFAEHHIQNFITEIKTDIKQIKDRIGDKN from the coding sequence ATGTCAAAATTCTCTGATAACATCGTGTTTTTGAGAGGGAAGAAAAATATGACTCAGCAAGAGCTGGCAGATGTATTAATTCTTACCCGATCCAGATATGTCGCCTATGAATATGGCAGAACAGAACCTCCAATTGAAATATTGCTTAGAATTTCAAAATTCTATAACATTAGCATCGACCTGTTGCTAACTGTAGATGTCAGAAAATTTTCTATCGAGGAACTCATGGAGCTTCCTGAGAATAGGATTGTTCTGCCTATAAAGGTTGATCAGGATGGAAACAATCAGATAGAGATTATTCCCCAAAAAGCTTCTATGGGCTATTTGAATGGCTATGGAGATCCGGAATACATAGAAAATCTGGAGACCATATCATTACCTTTTTTAAAAGGGGGTAAGTTCAGGGCATTTCCAGCTGACGGAGATTCAATGCCCCCCTATAAGAACGGAACCTATATCGTGGGAAAATACGTAGAAAATCTATCTGACCTTAAAACGGACAGAACGTATGTTTTCATTACCACCAATGATGGTATCAGTTACAAAAGATTTCAGTTTCATGAAGCAGATGGTATATGGGTGAAGGCTGACAATCAATTTTATGAGCCTTATAAAATTCCATTACCTGAAATTAAAGAAATCTGGGAATTTGCCTGTAGTATTACTACCAAAGAATATGAGCCTGATGAATTTGCAGAACATCATATTCAAAACTTTATCACGGAAATTAAAACCGATATCAAACAGATCAAAGACAGAATAGGAGATAAGAATTAA
- a CDS encoding DUF3945 domain-containing protein, whose protein sequence is MENELINHQEPSELKPSTDTLLVLNIHTNQVEMVKGIDKDGNLQKVPPQEKKDNEPLISVDKHGDLFSNFFSNFYRQLKNPTHFNFFKVSEYDAVNTAKDLQKYVDEASPAEKEKLKDYEIHNNNPKNQNTMDNNTENQEYRFQPEQIDWKTMGKFGLNQEKLEKMNAMDALLRGFKTNTLIPITINLGTAVSKMDVRLSLQTGDTGQVAVHLHGIRKEPSLNNKFLGHQFTDEDKKNLKETGNMGRLVDLVNPKTDEIIPSVISRDRLTNELVAYRAEYMKIPDEIKGIRLDEHQKQTLLEGGPLYLEGMTSKKGELFNATVQFNADKRYVEFLFNNNQTPQQRQQHNQQQTQHTAQEAPKIFRGKELDDSQYEKFKAGQTVYVDGLTDAKGKTYQGYITFNKETSKTDFSFTHPNKLKEKAKPTEDHKTQTAGNTQGKTNEATKNVKEPLESKQQQPASQQQEDQQKKVRKPRGRKL, encoded by the coding sequence ATGGAAAATGAATTGATAAACCATCAGGAACCTAGTGAACTCAAACCATCAACAGACACACTCCTTGTCCTGAACATTCATACCAATCAGGTTGAGATGGTCAAAGGAATTGATAAAGATGGAAACCTTCAAAAGGTTCCTCCACAAGAAAAAAAAGATAATGAGCCGCTGATCAGCGTTGATAAGCACGGCGATCTATTCTCCAACTTCTTTTCGAATTTTTACCGGCAGCTTAAAAATCCCACGCATTTCAACTTTTTCAAAGTTTCGGAATACGATGCCGTCAATACCGCTAAGGATCTTCAAAAGTATGTTGATGAGGCATCACCTGCAGAAAAAGAAAAGCTGAAGGACTACGAAATACACAATAACAATCCAAAAAATCAAAATACAATGGACAACAACACAGAAAATCAGGAATATCGTTTTCAGCCGGAACAGATCGACTGGAAAACGATGGGAAAATTCGGACTTAATCAGGAGAAGCTTGAAAAAATGAATGCGATGGATGCATTACTTAGAGGTTTTAAAACCAATACATTAATTCCGATTACTATTAATCTGGGAACGGCGGTTAGTAAGATGGATGTCCGGTTATCTCTTCAAACAGGAGATACAGGACAGGTTGCCGTTCATCTGCATGGAATCCGAAAAGAGCCCAGCCTCAATAATAAATTTCTGGGTCATCAGTTCACGGATGAAGACAAGAAGAATCTGAAAGAAACCGGGAATATGGGTCGGTTAGTAGATCTTGTCAATCCTAAAACGGATGAAATCATTCCATCAGTGATCAGCCGTGACCGTTTAACCAATGAATTGGTTGCTTACAGAGCGGAGTACATGAAAATCCCTGATGAAATCAAAGGAATTAGGCTTGATGAACATCAGAAACAAACCCTATTGGAAGGAGGACCATTGTATCTTGAAGGGATGACTTCTAAAAAAGGAGAATTGTTCAATGCAACCGTACAGTTCAATGCAGATAAGCGGTATGTGGAATTTCTGTTCAATAATAATCAGACACCGCAACAAAGACAACAACACAATCAACAGCAAACTCAGCATACGGCTCAAGAAGCACCCAAAATATTCAGAGGAAAAGAACTGGATGATTCACAATATGAAAAGTTCAAAGCAGGGCAAACCGTGTACGTTGACGGTCTTACCGATGCTAAAGGTAAAACCTATCAAGGTTATATTACCTTCAACAAAGAAACTTCCAAAACCGACTTTTCATTCACTCATCCTAATAAGCTCAAAGAAAAAGCAAAGCCTACAGAAGATCATAAGACTCAAACTGCGGGTAATACCCAGGGTAAAACCAATGAAGCTACTAAAAATGTGAAGGAGCCTTTAGAATCCAAACAGCAGCAGCCTGCCAGTCAACAGCAGGAAGACCAGCAAAAAAAGGTTAGAAAACCAAGAGGACGAAAACTATAA
- a CDS encoding AAA family ATPase: MAQLDYIKEIAKYGLENDQERLLSVLNDLIEHSKQTKKLNFAIQLQSILKDSLRVQKTSGLTTVGSETHLTRIEDKELSDLILEKITSDYSLDNIIANNKIHSELEFFIEEHQKIEILRQFDLPVSNKLLLYGPSGCGKTLASYVIAGELQKMMVVINLGAIVSSKLGETSKNLSKIFKKSATEDCIIFLDEFDSLGKIRDYSQDHGEMKRVVNTILQLFDYLPQSSIVIAATNQKDMLDEALLRRFDNIIGFELPNESEIKKLIDLILVNGNFKFDNKTVANKIIKAAVGLSYYSIQKTLITAIKRSLFAASEINKVLAAQISTSIWKNLIEVEKHSLNI; encoded by the coding sequence ATGGCACAGTTAGATTACATAAAGGAGATTGCAAAGTATGGTCTTGAAAATGATCAGGAGAGATTGTTATCTGTACTAAATGATTTAATTGAGCATTCCAAACAAACAAAAAAGCTAAATTTCGCAATTCAGCTACAATCGATTTTAAAAGATTCCTTAAGAGTTCAAAAGACAAGCGGTCTTACTACAGTAGGCTCTGAAACTCATCTTACCAGAATTGAAGATAAGGAATTATCCGACCTTATTTTAGAAAAAATCACATCAGATTATTCATTAGATAATATTATTGCCAATAATAAAATTCATAGTGAATTAGAATTTTTTATTGAGGAACATCAAAAAATAGAAATCCTAAGACAATTTGATTTACCCGTTTCTAATAAATTATTACTGTATGGACCGTCGGGCTGTGGGAAGACTTTAGCCTCTTATGTTATAGCAGGCGAACTGCAAAAAATGATGGTGGTTATCAATTTGGGAGCAATAGTATCCTCTAAATTAGGTGAAACCAGCAAAAATTTATCTAAAATATTCAAAAAATCCGCTACTGAAGACTGTATTATTTTTCTTGATGAATTTGACAGCTTAGGCAAAATTAGAGATTACAGCCAAGATCATGGCGAAATGAAAAGAGTAGTTAATACTATTCTTCAACTATTTGATTACCTACCGCAAAGTAGTATAGTTATTGCTGCCACCAATCAAAAGGATATGTTGGATGAAGCTCTGTTAAGAAGATTTGATAATATTATTGGGTTCGAACTGCCTAACGAAAGTGAAATTAAGAAATTAATTGATCTGATTTTAGTAAATGGTAATTTTAAATTTGATAATAAAACAGTCGCAAATAAAATAATTAAAGCTGCTGTTGGCTTATCATATTATAGCATTCAAAAAACTTTAATTACCGCAATAAAGCGCTCATTGTTTGCTGCGTCAGAAATCAACAAAGTTCTTGCAGCACAGATAAGTACATCTATTTGGAAAAACCTGATTGAAGTAGAGAAACATTCTTTAAACATTTAA
- a CDS encoding alpha-ketoglutarate-dependent dioxygenase AlkB family protein — translation MSQLSLFDAEDLYEFPKDLLEYRENFLNREEADLLRNKLLDTAIWEQRTQKMYDKVVLTPRLTGWYGDSKYSDSEENKKPTNPWTPELFSLKQRIEKEFDCQFNGVLLNLYRDQNDSVAWHRDKESRYGKRPVIASISLGQTRNFDFRKKDHHSSKYCLPLPHGSLLIMKGDLQENWEHRIAKSTIRMKERINMTFRLIKS, via the coding sequence ATGAGTCAGCTTAGTTTATTTGATGCAGAAGATTTGTATGAGTTTCCAAAAGACCTTTTGGAATACAGAGAGAATTTCCTGAATCGGGAAGAAGCTGACCTACTTAGAAACAAATTATTAGATACTGCGATCTGGGAACAGCGTACTCAAAAAATGTATGATAAGGTGGTGCTTACTCCAAGATTAACGGGCTGGTATGGCGATTCAAAATATAGTGATTCAGAGGAAAATAAAAAGCCAACCAATCCATGGACTCCTGAATTGTTTTCATTAAAACAAAGAATTGAGAAGGAATTTGACTGTCAGTTCAATGGGGTTCTGTTAAATCTATATCGTGACCAAAATGATTCCGTTGCCTGGCATCGGGATAAGGAAAGCCGATATGGAAAACGACCTGTCATTGCATCCATCAGCCTTGGACAAACCAGAAATTTTGATTTCAGAAAAAAAGACCATCATTCGAGCAAATACTGTCTGCCACTCCCTCATGGATCACTGCTTATCATGAAAGGCGATCTTCAGGAAAACTGGGAACATCGTATTGCGAAATCAACCATACGAATGAAAGAACGAATTAATATGACTTTTAGATTAATAAAGTCTTAA
- a CDS encoding Shedu anti-phage system protein SduA domain-containing protein: MYHFDELTFEQKEKFKEFKKITSSFEIDVEAWCKITDENPYLWHTDSYFPDNFLDDYILRNNYNECNGYINELKLLIENRSCTEREILNFISNDKLFIAAAILKSFTLFGHHDGYIFKEFELPPHYVCDYLIVGKNSDGYHFLLIEFENIYNNITISDGDFGTTIRKGLNQIDDWKSWMDKNFLTFSSNLKRFKNKRETLPDEFNDYDSTRFTYCVVAGRREDYKEKTYRKVRELSKQNIILTHYDKLLEEAEFLLNSGSY; encoded by the coding sequence ATGTATCATTTTGACGAGCTTACTTTCGAACAAAAAGAAAAATTTAAAGAATTTAAAAAAATAACTAGCTCCTTTGAAATTGATGTTGAGGCGTGGTGTAAAATAACTGATGAAAACCCATACTTATGGCATACTGATTCATATTTCCCTGATAATTTTCTTGATGATTATATTCTTAGAAATAATTATAATGAATGTAATGGATATATTAATGAATTAAAATTATTAATTGAAAATAGGAGCTGTACAGAAAGAGAAATCTTAAACTTTATTTCTAATGATAAACTTTTTATAGCCGCAGCTATCCTGAAAAGTTTTACTTTGTTTGGACATCACGACGGATATATTTTTAAAGAATTCGAATTACCCCCACATTACGTCTGCGATTATTTAATTGTTGGGAAAAATTCTGATGGTTACCATTTTCTCTTAATTGAATTTGAAAATATATATAATAATATAACAATTTCTGATGGAGATTTTGGAACAACAATCAGAAAAGGGTTGAATCAAATCGATGATTGGAAAAGCTGGATGGACAAGAATTTCCTAACATTTTCGAGTAATTTAAAACGATTTAAAAATAAACGAGAAACTTTACCTGATGAATTTAACGATTATGATTCGACCAGATTTACATATTGTGTTGTTGCAGGCAGAAGAGAAGATTATAAAGAAAAAACATATCGTAAAGTTAGAGAATTGTCCAAACAAAATATTATATTAACTCATTATGACAAGCTATTGGAAGAAGCAGAATTTCTATTAAATTCTGGAAGTTATTAA
- the dinB gene encoding DNA polymerase IV: protein MERAIVHMDLDTFFVSCERLKNSELEKKPVIIGGGDRGVVASCSYETRFFGVRSAMPIKMALRLCPEAKVIKGDMEMYSNMSHMVTEIIQEKVPVLEKASIDEFYLDLSGMDQFFGCYKWTHEIAESVQKNTGLPISFALSANKTVSKIGTGESKPTGRLEVKQPDIQSFLNPLSVKKIPMVGDVTFQLLSRLGIRTIQTLSEMPVDVLQQLIGKSGNELWKKAHGIDENPVVPYSERKSISTEDTFAQDSIDIQGIQSILSGMVEKLCYQLRAEKWLVSVVVVKLRYSNFDTETKQCRIPYTSADHTLLRYVLELFKKVYTRRMRIRLVGVKFTGLVHGCHQMDLFEDTEELISLYQTMDKIKNRFGTSSVGRASGLLK, encoded by the coding sequence ATGGAAAGAGCAATTGTACATATGGATCTGGATACGTTCTTTGTTTCCTGCGAAAGGCTGAAAAACTCCGAACTGGAGAAAAAGCCTGTGATCATAGGAGGTGGAGACCGTGGTGTAGTGGCGTCCTGCTCTTATGAGACCCGTTTTTTCGGAGTAAGGAGTGCAATGCCGATTAAAATGGCTTTGCGGTTATGTCCCGAAGCTAAAGTGATTAAAGGAGATATGGAAATGTATTCCAATATGTCTCATATGGTAACGGAGATTATTCAGGAAAAAGTACCTGTTCTTGAAAAAGCAAGTATTGATGAATTTTATCTGGATCTCTCCGGAATGGATCAGTTTTTCGGATGCTATAAATGGACGCATGAAATAGCGGAAAGCGTGCAGAAAAATACAGGATTACCGATAAGTTTTGCCTTGTCTGCCAATAAAACCGTATCAAAAATCGGGACGGGAGAATCGAAGCCTACCGGAAGATTAGAAGTCAAACAACCTGACATTCAGTCGTTTTTAAACCCACTTTCGGTAAAGAAGATTCCTATGGTCGGCGATGTAACCTTTCAGTTACTGTCAAGGCTGGGCATCAGAACCATACAGACCCTTTCAGAAATGCCTGTTGATGTGCTTCAGCAGTTGATTGGTAAAAGCGGAAATGAACTCTGGAAAAAAGCACACGGAATTGACGAAAATCCTGTGGTTCCTTATTCGGAAAGAAAATCTATTTCTACAGAAGATACTTTTGCCCAGGATAGCATCGATATTCAGGGTATTCAAAGTATACTCTCAGGAATGGTTGAAAAACTCTGTTATCAGCTCCGTGCAGAGAAATGGCTGGTATCGGTAGTGGTAGTAAAACTCCGGTATTCCAATTTTGATACGGAAACCAAACAATGCCGAATTCCTTACACCTCAGCTGACCACACCTTGCTCAGGTATGTTTTGGAACTCTTTAAAAAAGTATATACCAGACGTATGAGAATAAGACTGGTCGGCGTAAAGTTTACAGGATTGGTTCACGGATGCCATCAAATGGATCTCTTTGAAGATACGGAAGAGCTGATATCACTGTATCAGACAATGGATAAAATCAAGAACAGGTTTGGAACTTCAAGTGTAGGAAGAGCCTCAGGTTTATTAAAATAA
- a CDS encoding type IA DNA topoisomerase: MKAIIAEKPSVAREIAQLLGAHEKKDGYLSGNCYCVTWALGHLITLGMPEDYGIRGFNKASLPIFPNPFILTPKKLKKVKGYQPDSSALKQLNTIKQVINQCSSIIVATDAGREGELIFRYIYHYLQCNKPFERLWISSLTEKAIQEGFKNLQPGDTFDGLYEAAKARSEADWLVGINATQALTIAGNQDVYSLGRVQTPTLALICQRFLQHQNFIKQKYFQIQLSHRKEYTDFTSLSLLQWEEKKQAEQIQKIIEREGRAVVEDVSVKTVQEQSPLLFDLTELQKEANRKLGLSADEVLQTAQSLYEKQFITYPRTGSKYIPEDVWTDIPELVRILNQTEPFKTAITHLKFGNFNKRIVNDLKVTDHHGLLITTKTPSALSATEKAIYDMIAYRLLESLSHTCTKQVTQIQIKVHHYEFQIKGSKILNKGWRVIKGILSDNENSNNKNEVLTELPEFKTGDELKISKTELLEKVTQPPKLFTEADLLSAMENAGRSIENKEEQKALSNIGIGTPATRASIIETLLSRNYIIRKSKTLHPTDKGLQVYNFVKDKKIANVQMTAEWELALERIEKGELSKNQFMNDIQHYTTEITNELLSLHIPQENIPQLKCPKCQQHNLIIKDKIVKCPDEQCGWILFRTICGVQLSSKDLTLLLTQNKTSLIKDMKSKNGKKFDAYLSIKDDLTVLFEFDND; encoded by the coding sequence ATGAAAGCAATCATCGCTGAAAAACCGAGTGTAGCAAGAGAAATCGCACAATTATTAGGAGCTCATGAAAAGAAAGATGGTTACTTATCCGGTAACTGCTATTGTGTCACCTGGGCATTAGGACATCTGATCACATTAGGAATGCCGGAGGATTATGGTATAAGAGGCTTTAACAAAGCCTCTTTACCTATCTTTCCCAACCCTTTTATTCTAACTCCCAAAAAACTAAAGAAAGTAAAGGGCTATCAGCCAGATTCTTCCGCTTTAAAACAACTCAACACTATAAAACAAGTCATCAATCAATGCAGCAGTATCATAGTCGCCACCGATGCAGGAAGGGAAGGAGAGTTGATCTTCCGCTATATCTATCACTACCTACAATGCAACAAACCTTTTGAAAGACTTTGGATCAGTTCCCTTACCGAAAAGGCAATACAGGAAGGTTTTAAGAATCTTCAGCCTGGCGATACCTTTGACGGTTTATATGAAGCTGCTAAAGCCAGAAGTGAAGCAGACTGGCTGGTAGGCATCAATGCTACCCAGGCATTAACCATCGCAGGGAACCAAGATGTTTATTCATTAGGCAGAGTGCAGACCCCAACGCTGGCTTTAATCTGTCAACGGTTTCTTCAGCATCAAAACTTCATCAAGCAAAAATACTTTCAAATCCAGCTGAGTCACAGAAAAGAATATACAGATTTCACCAGTCTTTCACTATTACAATGGGAAGAAAAAAAGCAGGCAGAACAAATCCAAAAGATTATAGAGCGGGAGGGTAGAGCTGTTGTGGAAGATGTATCTGTTAAAACAGTACAGGAGCAATCTCCATTACTTTTCGACCTCACAGAATTACAGAAAGAAGCCAACAGAAAACTGGGGCTTTCTGCTGATGAGGTTTTACAAACAGCCCAAAGCCTCTATGAGAAACAGTTCATCACTTACCCCAGAACCGGCAGCAAGTATATTCCTGAAGATGTATGGACTGATATTCCTGAGCTGGTCAGAATACTGAATCAGACCGAACCCTTCAAAACAGCCATAACCCATTTAAAATTCGGAAACTTCAACAAGCGGATCGTTAATGATCTAAAAGTTACCGACCATCACGGATTACTCATAACAACCAAAACACCTTCTGCACTTAGCGCTACGGAAAAAGCCATTTATGATATGATTGCTTACCGCTTGTTGGAATCACTATCCCACACCTGTACAAAGCAAGTCACCCAAATCCAGATAAAAGTCCATCATTACGAATTCCAGATCAAGGGCTCAAAAATACTCAACAAAGGCTGGCGAGTCATCAAAGGGATTCTTTCTGACAATGAAAATTCCAATAATAAAAATGAAGTCCTTACTGAACTTCCGGAATTCAAAACAGGAGATGAGCTGAAGATATCAAAAACCGAACTACTGGAAAAAGTAACGCAACCTCCCAAACTTTTTACTGAAGCTGACCTTTTATCAGCCATGGAAAATGCAGGCCGATCTATTGAAAACAAAGAAGAACAAAAAGCACTCTCCAATATCGGCATTGGAACCCCAGCCACCAGAGCTTCCATTATCGAAACGCTGCTCAGCAGAAACTATATTATCAGGAAAAGCAAAACGTTGCATCCTACAGATAAAGGCTTGCAGGTTTACAACTTTGTCAAAGACAAAAAAATAGCCAATGTCCAAATGACCGCAGAATGGGAACTCGCACTGGAAAGAATTGAAAAAGGTGAACTCAGTAAAAACCAATTCATGAACGACATCCAACACTATACAACTGAAATCACCAACGAACTTTTATCACTTCATATTCCCCAAGAAAACATCCCACAATTAAAATGCCCCAAATGCCAACAACATAATCTTATTATCAAGGATAAAATTGTCAAATGCCCAGATGAACAATGCGGTTGGATTCTCTTCAGAACTATATGCGGAGTACAACTCAGTAGTAAAGATCTTACTTTACTATTAACTCAAAACAAAACATCATTAATCAAAGATATGAAAAGCAAAAACGGTAAAAAGTTTGATGCTTACTTAAGTATCAAAGATGATTTAACGGTATTATTTGAGTTTGATAATGATTAG